The Bacteroidota bacterium genome segment GAAACCATTGTAAAAAAGGATGCATTGTTTGCTCAGGATAAGCTGGACTTTTTTAACGAAGAATCGCGACTAACGGCCCAATTATTTGAACGTTTTCAAGATACTCAATTAATTAATGATGGAGGAACAGGCAATTTCAGAAAAGCAAAGAAGGCATTAAGCGAGAAGCTTGCCTCTCTCAACGAAAACCTAAACGAATACCTGGCAACCAATTATGGAATTGACAAATCTTTAAATAGACAGATAGATATTGATGTGACTAATGATGATGGTAAAAACGAAAAAAAGAAAGTGAACCAGTACCTAAATTGGCTCGAAACTCACCAGCCTTTTCATTGGTTTGCTGAGTTTTATCAAATTGTGGCAGGAAATGGTGGGTTTAATTGTATTATTGGAAATCCTCCTTATGTTGAGTATAGTTCAATTAGAAATAATTATTCCCTTCAAAATCTCAATACAATCAGTTGTGGCAATCTATATGCAATGGTTATAGAGCAGTCCATAAAATTAAATTCTATTAAAGGTTGTTTAGGAATGATCTTACCTATAAGCTTGACCTGCACAAAAAGAATGGAAGCACTTCAAGATTTAATTATAGAAAATTTTGATTTAAATCTTAACAGTAGCTTTGCTGAAAGACCATCTAAACTCTTTTCAGGTGCGGAAACCCTAGTAACTATTTCAATTAATATTAGGAAAAGTAAGGAAAATGAAAAGTATTCGACAAATCTAATTAAATGGAAATCTGAATGTAGAAATACCCTATTTGAAACATTATCTTACGTGAAAAACAATGAAAAAATACGACACTATCTGCTTCCAAAATTCATTAGTAACCTTGAAATATCAATAGTTGAGAAGTTCTTTTTTAATAACAATAAATTAGGAAAACTTCATATAATTAATAAAACAAAGCCAAAACTATATTATAGATATGCAGGCGGCAGATATTGGAAAGTTTTCACAGATTTTCAACCAATTTTTACTTCTAACGGTGATAAAAGTGTGTCTCACAGCGAAAGGTATTTGTACTTTGAAAGCAAAGAAATACGAAATCTAAGTATAATATCTCTTAGTGCAAATTTATTCTATTGGTATTTTGTTATTTCAACAGATGGACGGAATCTAAATCCATTTGACTTAAATGAGTATCCAATACCAGTTTCTCTGCCAAACGAGAAAGATTCATTAGAAATAGTAAACGAGTTAATGGAAGACTATAAGCTTAATAAGAAGGTTAAAAGGAAAGCAACTAAAAAAAGTGGAGAAGTTGAATATGAAGAAATTTATCCTCGTAGATCAAAACAATTCATTGACCAAATAGACACTGTGTTAGCTCAACACTATTGTTTTACAGAAGAAGAGTTGGACTTTATAATTAATTATGACATAAAGTACCGCATGGGCAAGACTTTGTTTGGTGAGGAGGATAATGATGAGGAGGAGGAATAAAAGAGAAACGCTCCTTGCGGAGCGTCGGACTGAAGATACTATCTCCAGCGATGTTTGTGCTACAAATATAATACAATTAAAACTAATAATGCAAGAAATATGACAAAAAAAGAACGAGTTATAGTTTTTGTAGATGGTTTCAATCTTTATTTTGGTATGGTTGATGCAGGATTTACAAATAGTAAATGGCTTAATATAGACGCATTAATTAGAAATCTAATTCAACCTAATCAAGAATTGATAGCAATAAAATATTTTACTAGCAGAGTTAGCAATGATCCTGATAAACAAAAGAGACAAACAACTTATTTAGAGGCATTGGAATCGGTGGGTATTAAAATATATTATGGTCATTATCAACGAGATACCATTAAATGTCATCGTTGTGATAACATATGGGCCTCTTATAATGAAAAAATGACAGATGTTAATATTGCTACTCAAATGATAATTGATGCTTATCAGGATAAATATGACATGGCAATGTTAATATCCGGAGATAGTGATCTCGTTCCACCAATAAAGGAAATTCACGAAAATTTTCATAATAAACGGGTATTTGTAGCATTCCCGCCAAAAAGAAGTAATAGTTCTGTTAGTATAGTAGCAAAAGGTTCTATAACGATAGGTCGTAAGAAATTAGCTGATAGTCAATTTGCTGAAGAAGTCACAAAAAAGGATGGATATATTCTCAAGAAACCTAACGATTGGTAATAAATGGAATATATAGGTAATAAAGATATTCTGAAACAAAACAAAATAGCATTTCTCTGTTCTCAGAAATGCCCTGCAGAAGTTATTCTCAGAAGCTATGATTGGGCAAAAGAACAACGAGAACAGGGAAATTGCATCATC includes the following:
- a CDS encoding NYN domain-containing protein; translation: MTKKERVIVFVDGFNLYFGMVDAGFTNSKWLNIDALIRNLIQPNQELIAIKYFTSRVSNDPDKQKRQTTYLEALESVGIKIYYGHYQRDTIKCHRCDNIWASYNEKMTDVNIATQMIIDAYQDKYDMAMLISGDSDLVPPIKEIHENFHNKRVFVAFPPKRSNSSVSIVAKGSITIGRKKLADSQFAEEVTKKDGYILKKPNDW